The following proteins are encoded in a genomic region of Tigriopus californicus strain San Diego chromosome 6, Tcal_SD_v2.1, whole genome shotgun sequence:
- the LOC131882479 gene encoding ecdysone-induced protein 75B-like → MVFAESTDLFTHYTALRYFSSFQFIQIRNLPHTRRVHTNRMSYLPESALPANYPNRKRRILDTFSPISSAHYTGHMTNASSGDNDDNDDIEVVCVISRNLGASKPIPISPRHHSLPAVPSMHSGFPIQGNREWKEPQSHPIQLSLRSEWEPSPVVMSPPPPPPLPPPPLLRSPLLHASPAGQVLPPLPSLQCKPMPRTSDSPLSLDPVAPRQFQKACKVVQKLSDNTWIEIDLPLTAFQDGKGLERVSNTIQSLATSCNLLTSGSPKTNCHCHESVPGLGRSPKSSIPVQNLHASIDTPTSSKSPIEESSYNDLDLPSINGPTCSICNAPAESFHLNYGASSCYSCRAFFRRSVQKNIHQRFTCHYGRRCVLNPHNRSDCRRCRFEKCVQEGMKIASVLSHNQKMVRFRKHIGRKQLEKINETMEMKKALRAFRKTQNQSAVRFI, encoded by the exons ATGGTTTTTGCAGAGTCCACTGACCTGTTTACCCACTACACTGCCCTACGTTACTTCTCTagctttcaattcattcag ATTCGCAATCTACCTCATACTCGGAGAGTGCACACCAACAGGATGAGTTATTTGCCCGAAAGTGCATTGCCTGCTAACTATCCGAATCGAAAGCGACGAATACTGGACACCTTTTCTCCAATTTCGTCTGCTCATTACACTGGACACATGACCAACGCATCATCAGGCGACAATGACGACAATGACGACATTGAAGTGGTTTGCGTCATTTCACGCAATCTGGGAGCTTCCAAACCCATTCCTATTTCACCTCGTCACCACTCTCTGCCCGCAGTGCCTTCCATGCATTCTGGATTTCCAATACAGGGGAACCGAGAATGGAAAGAACCTCAAAGTCACCCTATTCAGCTGTCATTGCGCTCAGAATGGGAACCCTCACCGGTGGTAATGAGCCCGCCCCCGCCCCCTCCGctgcctcctcctccccttctTCGTTCCCCTCTTCTTCATGCTTCTCCCGCTGGACAGGTTCTGCCTCCACTTCCTTCCCTTCAATGTAAACCAATGCCAAGGACTTCTGATTCGCCTCTCTCTCTAGATCCGGTTGCGCCCCGGCAATTTCAAAAGGCTTGCAAAGTGGTCCAAAAGCTGTCCGATAACACGTGGATCGAGATTGACTTACCCTTGACGGCGTTCCAGGATGGGAAGGGCTTGGAGCGTGTGTCCAACACGATACAAAGTCTGGCCACATCGTGCAACCTGCTCACTTCGGGCTCCCCCAAGACCAACTGCCATTGCCACGAATCAGTACCAGGTTTAGGGCGATCTCCCAAATCCAGTATCCCAGTTCAAAATCTCCATGCGTCGATCGACACTCCCACGTCATCAAAAAGCCCAATTGAGGAATCCTCTTACAACGATCTTGACTTACCCAGCATCAATGGACCCACTTGCTCTATTTGCAATGCTCCCGCTGAAAGCTTCCATTTGAATTATGGAGCCAGTTCATGTTACAGTTGCCGAGCTTTCTTCCGAAGATCTgtacaaaaaaatatccatcaGAGGTTCACGTGCCACTACGGTCGCCGATGTGTATTGAACCCTCACAACCGTAGTGATTGCCGTCGATGCCGATtcgaaaaatgtgttcaagagGGCATGAAAATAGCCTCTGTGTTGAGCCATAATCAAAAAATGGTTAGATTCCGCAAACATATTGGTCGGAAACAGCTGGAGAAGATTAATGAAACAATGGAGATGAAAAAAGCACTCCGTGCATTCAGAAAAACTCAAAATCAATCTGCTGTACGTTTCATCTAG
- the LOC131882480 gene encoding retinoic acid receptor RXR-alpha-like, whose protein sequence is MPNPSSIYPTRKRRLLESFPLDTSHNQEWSSYDCKDLDDEVEVLCVVSKRTPRADPEAPPRLPYLEPPLYHPVTLLPRDDYMEPDKSSWPCPPTPPSDDPSYHMDDLPRPLQPPPRTDWKMLHRLSDDTWIEVEVPIDGLNYEGQVSPLPFANTLQSVNEPYDHYNNISHSSTTNYYYPVSLPTQAYKSNSPTNKHPVQRSCRATDTLRYSSSSPQKALNRVSLFDPEPCSWRDMRQAICSICMAPAESFYLNFGAISCSSCRAFFRRCVLKNLYQGLVCHYGQRCVLTVDNRNDCRKCRFDKCVQQGMKCSAVLSHTQKTTRFRKHIASKQLQKLNETMELKRTLRTFRRTRPQKVSNDT, encoded by the coding sequence ATGCCGAACCCCAGCTCAATTTATCCCACGCGCAAACGAAGGCTCTTGGAGAGCTTTCCGCTTGATACTTCACACAATCAAGAATGGTCCAGTTATGATTGTAAGGATCTGGACGATGAAGTAGAAGTGCTCTGCGTTGTTTCCAAACGGACACCAAGGGCCGACCCAGAAGCTCCACCTCGATTGCCTTACCTTGAGCCGCCTCTGTACCATCCTGTCACTCTGTTACCTCGGGATGACTATATGGAGCCTGATAAAAGCTCATGGCCATGTCCCCCGACCCCGCCCAGCGATGATCCGTCTTACCACATGGACGATTTGCCCCGACCATTACAGCCCCCTCCTAGAACAGATTGGAAGATGCTTCATCGCCTGTCAGACGACACTTGGATCGAGGTGGAAGTTCCGATAGACGGTCTAAACTACGAAGGCCAAGTGTCGCCATTGCCTTTTGCAAATACATTGCAAAGTGTAAATGAGCCGTACGACCATTACAACAACATTTCTCACTCTTCAACAACGAATTATTATTACCCAGTAAGCTTGCCTACTCAAGCCTACAAGTCAAACTCTCCGACAAACAAACATCCAGTTCAAAGGTCCTGCCGTGCAACTGATACATTGCGCTACTCTTCAAGTTCGCCACAAAAGGCTTTGAATAGGGTGTCGCTTTTTGATCCTGAGCCTTGTTCCTGGCGGGACATGCGCCAggcaatttgttccatttgtatGGCCCCCGCCGAATCCTTCTATTTGAACTTTGGGGCCATCTCGTGCTCTAGTTGTCGCGCATTTTTCCGAAGATGCGTGTTAAAGAACCTGTACCAAGGCCTCGTGTGCCATTATGGACAACGATGCGTTTTAACCGTAGACAACCGAAATGATTGCCGCAAATGTCGCTTTGATAAATGCGTTCAACAGGGCATGAAATGTTCGGCTGTTTTAAGTCACACCCAAAAGACGACCCGGTTTCGTAAACATATTGCAAGTAAACAGTTGCAAAAGCTCAACGAGACAATGGAGTTAAAACGAACGTTACGCACCTTCAGAAGAACACGCCCCCAAAAGGTATCAAATGATACCTGA